In the Colwellia sp. 20A7 genome, one interval contains:
- a CDS encoding enoyl-CoA hydratase-related protein: protein MNIVLINAIKSADVTKDINVIVLTGAGRAFCAGVDFKDIAENDSNIIESREMTETFEQCKKPIIGAINSAAMTGGLELALYCDFLYAADSARFGDTHAKVGLMPTWGMSQKLPRIIGINRTREMSLSGNIIDASAAMQWGLVNKLCSKDTLLDETLTKAHSIAEHIQVNTQNLKKLMNEGWKSTLEQGLLLEEKYSYPHNRTVDLTALTQPTPEALREEIARCRTMTDKPFGVNITILPSITPPPYEDFAKIIIESGVKVVETAGRSPEAFMPAFKAAGIKVIHKYTFVRYALKAEN from the coding sequence CTGAACATCGTCCTTATTAACGCCATTAAAAGCGCTGATGTTACAAAAGACATTAACGTTATCGTTTTGACCGGTGCTGGTCGCGCATTTTGTGCAGGTGTTGACTTCAAAGATATTGCTGAGAATGATTCTAATATCATTGAGAGTCGTGAGATGACGGAAACTTTTGAACAATGTAAAAAACCGATTATCGGCGCCATTAACAGCGCAGCAATGACTGGTGGGCTTGAACTGGCGCTTTACTGCGATTTTCTTTATGCGGCAGACTCAGCCAGATTTGGGGATACACACGCAAAAGTAGGGTTGATGCCTACGTGGGGAATGTCTCAAAAATTACCACGAATTATAGGTATTAATCGCACTCGCGAAATGAGCTTATCTGGAAATATCATAGACGCCTCGGCTGCGATGCAATGGGGATTAGTGAATAAGCTGTGCAGTAAAGATACCCTGCTAGATGAAACACTCACTAAAGCCCACTCAATTGCAGAGCATATCCAAGTTAATACTCAAAACCTGAAAAAACTCATGAACGAGGGCTGGAAGTCGACGTTAGAGCAAGGGTTATTGCTAGAAGAAAAATACTCATACCCGCACAATAGAACGGTAGATTTAACCGCCCTAACACAACCAACGCCAGAAGCACTACGAGAAGAAATAGCGCGTTGTCGCACCATGACAGACAAACCTTTTGGCGTAAACATTACCATTTTACCGTCTATCACTCCACCTCCTTACGAAGATTTTGCAAAAATTATTATCGAAAGCGGCGTGAAAGTAGTAGAAACGGCAGGCAGAAGTCCTGAAGCATTTATGCCTGCATTTAAAGCCGCTGGCATCAAAGTTATTCATAAATACACCTTTGTACGTTACGCCCTAAAAGCTGAAAACTAG